The genomic DNA aaggatatggtatttaatgtgatatTAATAATTGTCACAAAGAATAATGTAGGGGCaatcattgtaattttgtaaaatatggtGAGATATAtttgtcatttgaaaatttcattaaacgaGCACTGATtattatgctttgaaaaaaaaacacttttttcaaaGGCATGATAAAACCTGCCTCTGATTTTCTATGATTTTGTACTGTCACTTAcagcaatttttttaaaaagtactTTTTTTTAAGGGCAAAAGACtgtttactaccctcatgtttcgtggttttcaacatttagtacatcaagtttttttcgtcttaaagtcatacctaaagtgtaaattttggaacaatctcatacatccgttagtcaaactgttaaatCTCCCGTTAACTGTGACGCatcccatgtggacaatgactgggctcCACGTGGGTCCAcgtggatttttttattttttttatttttttagagaaGGGGtttcaatgacaaaaaaaaaattcaaaattcaaaattcgcAACCCCCTATCTCCCCCAGCAAAAgtaaaaaagtgaaaaagtgAAAAGTAATCGCGACCCCCCATCTCCGTCCGAAACCCTACCCACGGGTCGTCACTCGACCTCGCCGTCACCCCACCTTGCACGCCGTCGCTCCACCTCTCACGCCATCGTACGTTGCGCACACGTTTCTGGGAAAGATTGTTGTGAAGTCATCGCTAGCGATGGGGTGGGAAAAAAGGAGGATCGAAGTGGGTGAAACACCACTTTATTGTAAGTAACCTACCTTTTTCGAAGTGTAGATAATATGGGTTTAGGCTTTccgatttttcaattttgaattttagggATTAGGGATTAGGGATCTATGAGTTCCAATCACTTTTTTTTGTATGGTTTctggaattgtgttttgtaGTGGGTTGTGCATGTGGTTTTGTCTTCAATCGTGGTCCCCATGGttttgttttcatctttttttctaTGGTTTCAGGAAAAAAGGTGGAACTGTATTCATGGTCCCCATGGTtttgttttcaccttttttCCTCATGGTCTTACTAGTGTTTTCACCTTTTTCCCCATGTGCTCTAggattttatgttgttttcacCTTTCTCCATGACTTTGCAAGCATGCCCAAATTATTTAGCCTTAAAATTAACCATGGTGAGAAGTGGTCTAAAAGTGCATATACGGGAGGGTTTGAGGCTTGGTTTGATTACGTAGACAAAGACTTCATGTCATTTTTCGAGATTGATGAAATGGTTAAGGAGTTAGGATATGATGGGTTTATGTTGTATCACTATAGGATTCCTGTGATGTCTTATTGGGAGGGATTAAGGCTTATTAAACGGGATCAAGACGTGGGTGAAATGTGCAAGTATGTTCCAGGGGTTAGGGAAATAGAAATGTACCTAGAACATCTAAGCCTGAAGCAAGCTGCCTTGAAACATAAGCTTTTGATGAATCTAGATGAGAGtgccatattaaaaaaaaggtgtCATTATAGAAGATATTGAGGAATCGAGGGTGGCGATTTCGATTACAAAAGGAAGTGGATCAAAACTGAAGAAGGGTAGAGCAAAATGGGGTGCGGATGACTTAGAAAAATGGCTATATCTTTTaattgacatagcctaaaatgGTGATGATGAACATGAGGCTAAAGCAACTGAGGGAGGACAAGGAAGTGGAGATGAGGCTGAAGATGGTCCTCTCAATGCTGATAATGAAGGTGAAGAAACTGAAGAATGTCACGAAGCTGAAGAAGTTAATGAAGGGACCAAAGTAGAAGCTAATGCTAATGAAGGtaaaatttttgaaacatttatttttacaattttaatttCAGTATTCACTTATTTTTGCAAAGTTTAGGTATTTAACAAATATTCATTTTTTGTGGCAGTAAATGCAGAGGATGACACAACAGATAGTGAGTTTTTGGATAATGACTATAGTTTGGAAGATGATGATCATCATGAAGTAGATGATACGGCTGTAGAAAATGTCGTTGGAGATGCTGAAAGGGGTGAAGGGGTTGGGAACCAACATCCAGAAGACGTTATTGATGAAAGGGATGTAGAAGACGTTCCTCTTGATGATGAGAGACAAGACTCAGATGGCCTGCACAATGTTGACGATTCAAGTTCAGAATGTGACGAGAAGGTCATTTATCCTGAGTTTAATGAAGAAGCCGACAGGGATGATCCAAAGTTTGGAAAGGGATTGAAGTTCAGAGATGCTGCATAGTTGAGAGAGGCAATGTGGTCTCACTCCATTAAGAATGGTGCACCTTCTATTAAGCTAAAAAGGAATGAGAAATGGAAGATTAGTGCAAGGTCTAAGAAAAACTTTCCATGGAGATTGTATGCTTCCAGGATGTACAATGAAGATTCAATGCAAGTGAAAACCTATGTTAGGAAACATGAATGTTCGAGGATTTGGAAGGAAAATCCTCACTGCAAAGTGGCATAGCTTGTGAAGAGGTATGTGGACAAATTCAGACTCAACCCAAGCATGCCCATCACTACATTTATGGAGACAATGAAAGATGAAAGAATGGTTGAGATCCACATCAAGACAGCCTACAAAGTAAGAGCACAGTGTTTGAAAATCCTTGAGGAGAGTAACATGGATCAGTACACAAAGTTGTGGAAGTATTGTGATGAGCTTATGAGGACAAACCCGGGTAGTACAGTTCAGATGAAGGTGCTACTCTATGATGATGCTCATGTGATATTTCAGAGGATTTATATTTGTTTGGGGGCTTTAAAAATGGATTTAAGAATGGATATAGGCAGCTTGTAGGGTTGGATGGTTGTCACTTGAAGGGAGTGTTGAAGGGTCAGTTACTATTTACAGTAGGTATGGATGCAAATAACCAAACTTAGGTATTGCATATGCTATAGTAGAGCTCGAGAACAAGGACAATTAGGTTTGGTTTCTGGAACTACTAGCTGCTGACTTGGGAATTGTGAACCAGCATGCATGGACTTTCATTTCTAACAAACAAAAGGGCTTATTACCAGCTTTTGAGAAGGTGGTGCCTAATTGTAATCATCGATTCTGTGTTAGGCACTTATACACCAACTACAAGGTAGATGGGTTTAAAGGGAAAGGATTAAAGGATGCTTAGGGAGAGTATGGCTGAGGTGAATAGGATGAATGAAGAAGCTTATAAATGGTTGGAGAATAGACCAGCCTTGCATTGGAGTAGGTCACACTTTGAGAGACACACTCAGTGTGACATTCTTTTAAACAACCTCTTTGAgagcttcaatttttttagccTCAGGTCTAGGGACAAGCCTATTATTACCATGTTGGAAACAATAAGAGTTTTATTGATGAAGAGGATATGGTTGAGAAGAGATGCAATGAGGAAGGATAAAGGAGCTATCTACCCAAAAATCTAGAAAAAGTTGGAGGAGTACAAACTGAAAAGCTCACACACTATAGCTACATGGTCTAGAggagaaaattttgaagtggATGAAGGCAAAGGCAATGTATTTGTGGTGGATTTGAATGGGTGCACTTGCTCATGCAGAAGATGGGATTTGACAGGCTTTCCTTGCATACATGGTTGCTCGGCCATCTATTATGCAAGGAGACAGCCTGAGGAATTTGTTTCCTCTTGGTATAAGAATGAGAAGTACTTTGAGGCATACGAAAACTTGATTCAACCCGTCCAAGGCATGAAATTTTGGGAGCCATCTGAAAACAAATGCATTCTTCCTCCAACTTTTAAAAGGTAGTCGAGGAGAccaaaaaaaagggtacatagAGAGGGTGATGAAAATGAATTCAAGTTAAGCAAGAGAGGGCAAAAAAGTGTGAAGTGTAGTGTTTGCAAGGCCTCGGGACACAACAAGGCCAGATGCCCTACCACTCATCCTCATCCAACTgctagaaaaggaagaaaaagcaagaaaatgaggtataattttgatattttttgttgatttttcatttgaatttgttATTTGTGAAGTGTAGTATCTGTCAGTGCTAAAGCTATATGGGTTCATTACTTAGGCCTCAACATCTAAGGCATCATAACCCTTTCAGTCATCGCAGCCATGCACTCAGGAAGCTTCACAACCTTCATCTCAGCCAACTCAAGCCTCTCAAACCACTTCAAAGTCTATTGCAAAAGGtcagaaaaggaggaggaatgTTCCATGATGCTGCTTTAATGTTTTAGGTTGTTTAAAGGTTCATTTTGTTATAGTTGAATATGCCCTTAGTTTTTTTGGAAACAACTTTTCGATAGATCTTTAGTGTTTTGGATAGagttcaattagttgtttaagTTGACCCATTAGTATTTTGGACAGTGATTTGGACAGATCTTGAGTGTTTTTGGAAGAACACCTTGACCTATTAGTTGTAAAAGTTGTGGTCTTTTGATACTTTTGTCTGAATTGAAGGGTGTATATTGAACTTTGTTGTGAATTGAAAGTTGTTGACAATTCAACTTTGTTGGTAGTTTAAATGATGAATTTGCATATTTAGAATTCAAAGTTTGTTTAGAATTGACTTTGCAGATTTGGAATAGAAAGTTTTGGCCTTTTTTCCtacttaatttatttgttttttcaaaacattttggcgggaaaaaaaatgtaagttaCATGGTTGTGGGAAAAAAATTTTGGacgggaaatttttttttgaacccctaaaaaaaaaaatccacatcGACCCACGTGGCGcctagtcattgtccacatgggcgccAAGTCACAGTTAATGAgagacttaacagtttgactaacggatgtatgagattgtcccaaaatttacactttaggtatgactctggaacgaaaaaaacttgatgtactaaatgttgaaaactacAAAACTTCAGGGTAGCAAACAGAGtttaaccattttttttattttaccaaacacattttatGTTCCAAATTTGTTAATAAGCTTCTTTTTTTAGAAGCACCACCCCTTAACTAAAAACACCTCTTATATTAGAGGTTCTAAATTCGATACCTCCTCCTTGCTATTATttgtattaaatttttttgaatttttataaaaaaaatagttccaCCTCTTCAAGCTAGTTCCTGCAATTGAAAATCGTTCAATGTAGTCTTTGAAATGGATGTCTGAAATTAACGTGGTCCTTCCTTCACAATTCTATCAAAGATTCTAttatgtgttgatgtggcaCGTAATCAGGTTTCAtaagtctaattaaatattaccatgtgaaataaaaatatttaaataaaaaaatgtataaatttgGCAACGCACGAACCACACTGATAAGACAAACATGGTTTAGCATAAAATCTCGAACAAAGGATGTGAGGGTTAAATCATTCATGCGGATGTCGCCTGAACACTAATCAGTCTAGAGAAAtgttgaacaaagaaacaatgTTCTGAGAACTATAAGCCAAAAATGATGTACTTTGTCTTAAGTTACTCGGGTAAGTCTTAATAGTCTGAGTTTTAGAGCTGTAAATTGGCTCGAAACAGATCGAACTTGTACCGGTTTCTACTGGTGTTTGGCTCGTTGAAGCTCGGCTCATGAAAGAACCAAGCCAAGCCTGATTCAGCTCGATTAAAAAATAAGTCAAGTTTGAGCATTAGTATGTTTGCCTTGTAAAACTCGTGAACAACTCAAAAATTTTCATGAGACAGGTCGAGGTAAGCTTGAGCTCGGCTTGGTCATTCAAGCTCGACAACTATTGAGAAGTACGCATCCAGAGTCCCAAGTCTAACTAGCtcaattaacaaaacaaagaatatCCATTTAATATTACAGTTTGATTACAgcctagtggtattcctcttcacttgaagCGAGAaatcttaggttcaaatttatagAATGTGAGTTCGCAACTAATTTATTCCACCtgcttaatgtaaatatattgttgtattaaGAAAACCTAGAAATGATACTTTGATGGGGGTTCTTTCTCATGGAACCAAGTACAAATAGGACTTCATGGTTGTCGCTCAAAGAAGCCTAAACCATACAACAAGATAAGTAATGCCGCACTACGGAAGTTACAAGTTTTCAAGAAATCACGCGTCACCTAACAAGATTAAAAATCAGCAACCGCTTGCATACTATAAGCTTTGTTACTCATTTTATACtaacaaataaaaggaaaaatgtgAAGCAGCCAGGAACTTTTGCAACGTTCCCGCAAAACAGTTATACGACACCGTGCGAACGATCATCTGGGAAGTATTTGTGTTTCAGAATCATCAAAGATCAACGAGCTGGTGGAAGTTACATCCGGGTTTGCTGTTGATTTCTTGCGTTTCTCTGAATGAGATGATGACGATGTCTCCTCCAACGAACTGGTACCGCCAAATTTTCCAGATGCATGCATCCTCGGCCTTGGTTTTGTTAGTGCCTTCTCATGTTTCAATCGGAAGAGGACGTTTATTAACGATTAAAATGTGTAACATCATCATTCAGCACCTGGGAAATCATAAGTACCTTCTCGTTTAGGTGGACCTCTTTGGAAAGCATTTCCACAACTTGCTTCATTGTTGGTCTCTGTTGTGCAGTGGCTTGAGTACAAAACAGTGCAACCTTGATGAAGCGCATAACCTCGGCCTCTGGATATGCAGTCAATTCTGGATCAACAAGTTCCAGGagcctttcttcttctcttagTTTCCATACCTGAAAAAGCATTTATACGATTGTCAAGGGACTCGGAATATACCTCTTGTAAGTATGTTTTAAGTTAAGATGAATGCACGCAAAACATCCTGTTAACGACCATTGCATCAAAACATGAAAAGGGTTTCTATGATTCATTGCCTAAGAATTTTGTACTTTGGCTGAGCACAATGTAAAAATTTATACATAACAGAAGCATACCCATTCGACGAGAACCAGCAGTTGCTCCCCGAAGGCTGCCTTACTACTACTTCTGCCACTAATTATCTCAAGCAAGAGCACCCCAAAGCTGTACACATCTGCTTTCTTCGTAAGTTGTCCCAAAAGCGCATATTCTGGGGCGAGATATCCCCTGCAGAAGCAGAACATTATTGTTGTTAGTGCacaaaacattagtaggaacatTTATATTATATCAGTTGGTAATGGCTATTGGTTCCTACTCTCCTACGCAGTACGCACTACAAGATTATTGACTAAATTTCTGGCAGATTAAGAGCAACTATGTACTTCGTAAACTCTGATACTGAATTGAACTTGAAGTTACTACTCAATCATATTGGTCATTCATTTTAAAGTGGAAACCTCCAACACACCACATTCAAAAACTAAATTCTGAACTACATAGCTGGGTTGCAGTTGAATTAAATGTTATAAGAAATTCTTACTCCGTTCCAGCTACTCTAGTACTAAGATGAGTGACATTATCAGGAAAAAGTTTTGCCAGCCCAAAATCTCCAATTTTAGGACGAAAATTTGCATCAAGAAGTATATTGCTAGCCTTGATATCTCTGTGGACAATTTGCTGTTCAGCTTCCTCGTGAAGGAATGCAAGACCGGTAGCTGTACCAAGGCAAATCGAAACTCTCGTTGGCCAATCTAGAAAAACATATTTACTTCTCGAACCTGGAAAGATAGTTGTTGCATATTAGCATATACAGAATGTTTGACAGATTAGAATAAAAGGGAAAAACGATGAGATAAACAGCTCAACTAAGCGAATTAAATCATGTCAATTCCCCCGCGGGTGGGTGAAAAATTAACTTTAGAAAATGAAATCTGAGATAAAACATAGAACTTAAACATTCCAATAATTACCAAGCAAAGATTTAGAAAGACTGTTGTTCTCCAGATATTCATATACCAATATCCGATGATTGTCCTCCACACAGCAACCAAGGAGCTCAACAAGGTTCGGATGTCGTATACGCGATATCACATTAATCTCTGTCAAAAATTCATTTGCTCCTTGTCTAGATTCTGCAGAAAGACATTTGATCGCAACTTGGGCATCGTCTCTTAGAACTCCCTGATGTGATAAATGATATTAAAGTATCAGAAATAAAGAAACCGTACAGTAGTCAATCTTGAACCTTTAGACCTAGGATTAAAAATCTTTCATTTTTAAGTGCTTCAATGCTGGCCATCATGAAGAAATTTAGACCTACTACACAAATAAAAGCTTCATTGACCTCACCCTATAGACAACTCCATAACCTCCTCCACCTATCCTGCTCGATGGATGAAAGTTCCTAGTAGCTGATCTCAGAGAATTATACGAGAAAAGCCTTACGTTGTTGTTGATAATCCCTAATTTCCATACATACAGACATAAAAACCCTTGTGAGATCAATTTATCCAGTTCAGAAATAATATAAGAAAACTTCTAATAGCATGTATGTATCCGACAGCATAATCTAAGCCTAACACAGTAATCTGCATACACATTTTTCGGTCTTTCTTTTCTGCTTCATATATGTGATTTCTAAATTCATTAGTTGAACAGATGGTCAAAGAGGTGGAagtagaaataaataaataaataattaacagGGTCTTGCAGAAATTAAGGACATAAGACATACGAATCTGCATAATTTTACTCTTCTAGCTTGCTATGAAAATTCAATTTATCAGGGAAAGAAAATAGAACTTGGACACAACCATTCACCATGGTGGTGATATACAAACACGACACTACCATTCGTCATGGTGATGAAATACAGACACAACACGACCAATTAATTTACGCTACAGCAACAATAGGAATCATTGTATTCGGGGAGCTTGCGTTCTGCTAGATTTGAGAACTCTCATTTCTTACATGCAACACAATAGATGTTTCACAAGCTCAGAACTTGAGCTACATTGCGGCCGTTGCCCACAAAAATTTTAACCCTTGTACATCCACTGAAAAGGTACAAAGGTGCAAACTAAAGCTCTAACAGAACCCTTTTGCATCCACTTGAAAAAAACCTAGACTTTGGTTCTGAAATTCAATAGAGACCCAAAAATCTGCAATCAAAACAATAATTATGCTACAAGCAACTCACAGAAGggaaacacacaaaaatggaAAGTATTTACTATTTTACTGCTTTTACCATATAAAGAGTTCATTTGCTAATTAATTACTAACAAATCCTTACCTTGCTCCTGGAAGGAAGACGAGGAAGCTCTCTCTTCTTTACGCCATTTCAGCACAGAGAAGCAACCACAAACCATTGCAGCACACAATTTAGTTGCCCTAAAACCCTCACACCATATCTCCTTAAACCCTAATCTGAAAATCACAGAATCAAGCTCCAAAATCCAGCACAACCCACTAAAAGCAAAAGCACAAAGAACCAAAATTAAAGTCGAGAACTTTTTGTTctacaaaatgaaaattgaaaaagcaaAAGCTGGGAACTTTGAAATAAAGCAGATCACTGCGGAATCTGGAACCCTAACCTGAATTGGGAACCTCTGGAATTCTTCTTCTGCAACAGGAAAAAGCCAGAAAAGTGCTTTTGCTTTTCTGGGCCTGTTGGGTTtttaagcaaaaacaaaaacccaaatggCATAGTAACAGGGAAGGCAGATGAAAGGTGGGCAATTAATAGTGGAGGATTAAATTGAAAACCCATGTTACCTATGAACAAGGGTATAAGAAATAACAAGAAGTGGGAAACCTGATAAATTTGAAGGGGTCAAAAGTCTGCTATTTACAGAAACGAGTGAACGGCTTCTGATGGTGACATTGTTTTTCTTTGGTTAAATTTCTTACCCGAGTTGCAAGAGAAGGGAAagattaatcaaaattaaagttggGGTTTTGGCGGAGAGGGAC from Pyrus communis chromosome 17, drPyrComm1.1, whole genome shotgun sequence includes the following:
- the LOC137722923 gene encoding cold-responsive protein kinase 1-like isoform X1, with protein sequence MGFQFNPPLLIAHLSSAFPVTMPFGFLFLLKNPTGPEKQKHFSGFFLLQKKNSRGSQFSGLCWILELDSVIFRLGFKEIWCEGFRATKLCAAMVCGCFSVLKWRKEERASSSSFQEQGIINNNVRLFSYNSLRSATRNFHPSSRIGGGGYGVVYRGVLRDDAQVAIKCLSAESRQGANEFLTEINVISRIRHPNLVELLGCCVEDNHRILVYEYLENNSLSKSLLGSRSKYVFLDWPTRVSICLGTATGLAFLHEEAEQQIVHRDIKASNILLDANFRPKIGDFGLAKLFPDNVTHLSTRVAGTEGYLAPEYALLGQLTKKADVYSFGVLLLEIISGRSSSKAAFGEQLLVLVEWVWKLREEERLLELVDPELTAYPEAEVMRFIKVALFCTQATAQQRPTMKQVVEMLSKEVHLNEKALTKPRPRMHASGKFGGTSSLEETSSSSHSEKRKKSTANPDVTSTSSLIFDDSETQILPR
- the LOC137722923 gene encoding cold-responsive protein kinase 1-like isoform X2, with the translated sequence MGFQFNPPLLIAHLSSAFPVTMPFGFLFLLKNPTGPEKQKHFSGFFLLQKKNSRGSQFRLGFKEIWCEGFRATKLCAAMVCGCFSVLKWRKEERASSSSFQEQGIINNNVRLFSYNSLRSATRNFHPSSRIGGGGYGVVYRGVLRDDAQVAIKCLSAESRQGANEFLTEINVISRIRHPNLVELLGCCVEDNHRILVYEYLENNSLSKSLLGSRSKYVFLDWPTRVSICLGTATGLAFLHEEAEQQIVHRDIKASNILLDANFRPKIGDFGLAKLFPDNVTHLSTRVAGTEGYLAPEYALLGQLTKKADVYSFGVLLLEIISGRSSSKAAFGEQLLVLVEWVWKLREEERLLELVDPELTAYPEAEVMRFIKVALFCTQATAQQRPTMKQVVEMLSKEVHLNEKALTKPRPRMHASGKFGGTSSLEETSSSSHSEKRKKSTANPDVTSTSSLIFDDSETQILPR